The following proteins come from a genomic window of Labilithrix sp.:
- a CDS encoding protein kinase: MAAALSIGDEIAGRYRLEGTLGSGGMGQVWSARHVGLDERVAIKVLRPERAGGERDLERFRREARAAARIRGENVVRVLDFGTLDEARPYIVMELVDGTNLESLLAEAGPLPPARAASYVLQACYAMAEAHRLGIVHRDLKPSNLLLTRRPDGSALVKVSDFGIATAGALASDTLTETTDILGSPKYMSPEQLREARAVDARSDVWSIGVTLHHLLTGKLPFEAFTAAGLIARITSEPPVPVREQAPQVDARLERLILRCLEKEPERRYEDVAELAAALVPFANADDAAAERVRRTLLRPRTERPAATVTAPRVEADANTVVPTERPATLTERSASRPLRFVLLAGAVVPLAAVFALTAASRVAPKAADPSVAPPSAPAREEPPPVESPARDEPAPAVSTSPEVAVAPLPATVAAAARPAPAPRPAASAPPARPIVQPSSSATKVNLLDYGPRK; the protein is encoded by the coding sequence ATGGCCGCAGCGCTCTCCATCGGAGACGAGATCGCCGGACGCTACCGCTTGGAGGGGACGCTCGGCTCGGGTGGGATGGGCCAGGTGTGGTCGGCGAGGCACGTCGGCCTCGACGAGCGCGTGGCGATCAAGGTGCTGCGCCCCGAGCGCGCCGGCGGCGAGCGCGATCTCGAGCGCTTCCGTCGTGAGGCGCGCGCGGCGGCGCGCATCCGCGGGGAGAACGTGGTCCGCGTCCTCGACTTCGGCACGCTCGACGAGGCGCGTCCGTACATCGTGATGGAGCTCGTCGATGGGACGAACCTCGAATCGCTGCTCGCGGAGGCCGGCCCGCTGCCGCCCGCGCGCGCGGCGAGCTACGTCCTCCAGGCGTGCTACGCGATGGCGGAGGCGCACCGCCTCGGCATCGTGCATCGCGACCTGAAGCCATCGAACCTGCTGCTCACGCGTCGCCCGGACGGCTCGGCCCTCGTGAAGGTCTCCGACTTCGGCATCGCGACGGCCGGCGCGCTGGCGTCCGATACTCTCACGGAGACGACCGACATCCTCGGGTCGCCGAAGTACATGTCCCCGGAGCAGCTCCGCGAGGCGCGCGCGGTCGACGCGCGCTCGGACGTCTGGTCCATCGGCGTGACGCTCCATCACCTGTTGACCGGCAAGCTCCCCTTCGAGGCGTTCACGGCGGCCGGCCTCATCGCCCGCATCACGTCCGAGCCGCCGGTCCCCGTGCGCGAGCAGGCGCCCCAAGTCGACGCGCGGCTCGAGCGCCTCATCCTGCGATGTCTCGAGAAGGAGCCCGAGCGTCGCTACGAGGACGTCGCCGAGCTCGCGGCGGCGCTCGTCCCGTTCGCGAACGCGGACGACGCTGCGGCGGAGCGCGTTCGGCGCACGCTCCTCCGCCCGCGTACGGAGAGGCCGGCCGCGACGGTGACGGCGCCGCGTGTCGAGGCCGACGCGAACACCGTGGTCCCGACGGAGCGGCCGGCGACGCTCACGGAGAGGTCGGCCTCGCGCCCGCTCCGCTTCGTCCTCCTCGCCGGCGCCGTGGTGCCGCTCGCCGCGGTCTTCGCGCTCACGGCGGCCTCGCGGGTGGCGCCGAAGGCGGCGGATCCTTCCGTGGCACCTCCGAGCGCTCCAGCGCGCGAAGAGCCGCCGCCCGTGGAGTCGCCAGCTCGCGACGAGCCGGCGCCGGCCGTGTCCACTTCGCCCGAGGTGGCCGTGGCGCCGCTCCCGGCGACCGTCGCCGCCGCCGCGCGTCCTGCGCCCGCGCCGCGTCCCGCCGCGAGCGCACCGCCGGCGAGGCCGATCGTCCAACCGTCCTCGAGCGCTACCAAGGTGAACCTGCTCGACTATGGTCCGCGGAAGTGA
- a CDS encoding aminotransferase class I/II-fold pyridoxal phosphate-dependent enzyme, whose amino-acid sequence MLHVIPSHQGRPSDDPIFALNKEATERKARGESVVNATVGALLHDDGKLAILPTAARAVQEVAPEEWATYAPIAGSPDFLAAVIDDLFAGEPEMRACAVAGATPGGTGALRHAIANYMEPHHALLTTSYFWGPYQTLCDETERKLSTFSMFDEKGGFDVAALDAAVARQIAEQKRVLLFLNDPCHNPTGYSMSMEEWRAVVACLLRHADAAPITLLADMAYYAYGARAPRAFLAELLPLLGKVGLLFAWSASKSFTHYGLRVGALVSCVPDAAARAATAAALSYSSRGTWSNCSRGGMRAIARLLTTPELRAACDEERDELRALLDARVAAFNEHASKAGLKYPRYEGGFFVTVFCDDAIERALRMKEKGVFVVPSKGCLRVALCSVPAKDVERLVTALAD is encoded by the coding sequence ATGCTGCACGTCATCCCGTCGCATCAAGGTCGCCCCTCGGACGATCCGATCTTCGCGCTCAACAAAGAGGCGACGGAGCGGAAGGCGCGTGGCGAGTCGGTCGTCAACGCCACGGTGGGCGCGCTCCTCCACGACGACGGCAAGCTCGCGATCCTCCCGACCGCCGCGCGCGCGGTGCAGGAGGTCGCGCCGGAGGAGTGGGCGACGTACGCGCCGATCGCGGGCTCCCCCGACTTCCTCGCCGCCGTCATCGACGACCTGTTCGCGGGCGAGCCCGAGATGCGCGCCTGCGCGGTCGCGGGCGCGACCCCGGGCGGCACCGGCGCGCTCCGCCACGCGATCGCGAACTACATGGAGCCGCACCACGCGCTCCTCACGACGAGCTACTTCTGGGGCCCGTACCAGACGCTCTGCGACGAGACGGAGCGGAAGCTCTCGACGTTCTCGATGTTCGACGAAAAGGGCGGCTTCGACGTCGCCGCGCTCGACGCCGCGGTCGCGAGGCAGATCGCGGAGCAGAAGCGGGTCCTCCTCTTCCTCAACGATCCGTGCCACAACCCGACCGGCTACTCGATGAGCATGGAGGAGTGGCGCGCGGTCGTCGCGTGCTTGCTCCGCCACGCCGACGCGGCGCCGATCACGCTCCTCGCGGACATGGCGTACTACGCGTACGGCGCGCGCGCTCCGCGGGCGTTCCTCGCGGAGCTCTTGCCGCTCCTCGGCAAGGTGGGGCTCCTCTTCGCGTGGAGCGCGTCCAAGTCGTTCACGCACTACGGGCTCCGCGTCGGCGCACTCGTCTCGTGCGTGCCCGACGCGGCGGCGCGCGCGGCGACGGCGGCGGCGCTCTCCTATTCGTCGCGCGGCACGTGGTCGAACTGCAGCCGCGGCGGCATGCGGGCGATCGCGCGCTTGCTGACGACGCCGGAGCTCCGGGCGGCGTGCGACGAGGAGCGCGACGAGCTCCGCGCGCTGCTCGACGCGCGCGTCGCCGCGTTCAACGAGCACGCCTCGAAGGCGGGGCTCAAATACCCGCGCTACGAGGGAGGCTTCTTCGTCACCGTCTTCTGCGACGACGCGATCGAGCGCGCGCTCCGCATGAAGGAGAAGGGCGTCTTCGTCGTCCCGTCGAAGGGCTGCCTCCGCGTCGCCCTCTGCTCCGTCCCGGCGAAGGACGTCGAGCGCCTCGTCACCGCGCTGGCAGACTGA
- a CDS encoding MFS transporter has protein sequence MAQAQSALRTAAAGLIGNVLEWFDFAVYGYFASDIGRQFFPEASSTARQLLSFGVFALGFAARPAGSVVLGLVGDRIGRRALLTLSIGLMGGATLAIGLLPGYEQIGAAAPVTLVLLRLVQGFSLGGEFTGSMVYTTELASPRLRGLISSSTAAGTTIGFMLGSVSAWAVNRALGAEAAGAWGWRIPFVASVSFCLAGWLLRRGIAESEAGAQAAVERAPWLASLVADARPIVQTFGIVAMTNAAYYLTFTFAVERRKSLAGEGGEAFLLANTLSLAAVLVAKPFGGWLSDRVGRRRLMMAATLVTMMAVVPALRVMLRGSPAQFVVGQVLLAVPLGMALGLQGAMLVEIFPLRTRVTSMSIAYSVALALAGGTAPLLSTWLIETFHDPMLPAYAILLYGAIGLAIMAPMRETNGRSLTA, from the coding sequence ATGGCACAGGCACAGTCCGCTCTTCGAACCGCTGCGGCGGGGCTCATCGGGAACGTCCTCGAGTGGTTCGACTTCGCGGTCTACGGGTACTTCGCGAGCGACATCGGGCGGCAGTTCTTCCCCGAGGCGAGCTCGACGGCGCGGCAGCTCTTGTCGTTCGGCGTCTTCGCGCTCGGCTTCGCGGCGCGTCCGGCCGGCAGCGTCGTGCTCGGCCTCGTCGGCGATCGGATCGGCCGGCGCGCGCTCCTCACCTTGTCGATCGGTCTCATGGGCGGCGCGACGCTCGCGATCGGCCTGCTCCCCGGCTACGAGCAGATCGGCGCCGCCGCGCCGGTGACGTTGGTGCTCCTCCGCCTCGTGCAAGGCTTCTCGCTCGGCGGCGAGTTCACCGGCTCGATGGTCTACACGACCGAGCTCGCCTCGCCGCGCCTGCGCGGCCTCATCAGCAGCTCGACGGCGGCGGGCACGACGATCGGGTTCATGCTCGGCTCGGTCTCGGCGTGGGCGGTGAACCGCGCGCTCGGCGCCGAGGCGGCCGGCGCCTGGGGCTGGCGGATCCCGTTCGTCGCGAGCGTCTCGTTCTGTCTGGCCGGGTGGCTCTTGCGTCGCGGCATCGCCGAGTCGGAGGCCGGCGCGCAGGCGGCGGTCGAGCGCGCGCCCTGGCTCGCGTCGCTCGTGGCCGACGCGCGGCCGATCGTGCAGACGTTCGGGATCGTCGCGATGACGAACGCCGCGTATTACCTGACGTTCACGTTCGCGGTCGAGCGCCGCAAGTCGCTCGCGGGGGAGGGCGGCGAGGCGTTCTTGCTCGCGAACACGCTGAGCCTCGCCGCCGTGCTCGTGGCGAAGCCGTTCGGGGGTTGGCTGTCCGATCGCGTCGGCCGCCGGCGCCTGATGATGGCGGCCACCCTCGTCACGATGATGGCGGTCGTGCCCGCGCTGCGCGTCATGCTCCGTGGCTCGCCCGCGCAGTTCGTCGTCGGGCAGGTGCTCCTCGCCGTCCCGCTCGGCATGGCGCTCGGCCTGCAGGGCGCGATGCTCGTCGAGATATTTCCCCTCCGGACGCGCGTGACGTCGATGAGCATCGCCTACAGCGTGGCCCTCGCGCTCGCGGGCGGAACGGCGCCGCTCCTGTCGACGTGGCTGATCGAGACCTTCCACGATCCGATGCTGCCCGCGTACGCGATCCTGCTCTACGGAGCGATCGGGCTCGCGATCATGGCGCCCATGCGCGAGACGAACGGCCGCTCGCTCACGGCGTAG
- a CDS encoding translocation/assembly module TamB domain-containing protein, protein MDRSSSTQLPPLPRSSRRRDWVRVVCRFLCAVFAVAGFLPIALGVAVRTEWARSLATRETRKIVKDLGIEARYELDLRLWPLSVTLTNIHVDASDGGTPFLTATRATARPKIFGLLAGKLVIDQIEVLEPKARVVMKDGKLQNLKLDLPEGPKSDKRSRAPFSVVSTTEAFVDFTFDDKHVVATHIDADVTVDEDEAGDDAFEVALRVDEARTKVVRGGAVDDDTLCKLDGRARIEQKKVLVRRLELHGAADMDPAPGTHLGCELPKTDYRVVELALGHFAVTMPPGQDYPNLEGHVKVRAPLPLIGRKGPDAPLTEGWAGVDAEIRFTPETAIPDLAGKIEVHGVRVERFIFGDVSSEVAVRRGVITAPLTKLNLAESQTEIRDIEVRPLSDGIPIKVGSISVRNANFTSLLRDFHVHPRPFVGWDIREVDVSKVEGTADPLHLDGEIKGHTYNFAVYDRPAKETATRERIIGVPDAALAGKLAIRPKGFSFENMTVTTPRSVAQNTTVMIGYHEELLVDVPSSRIDLAEMSPLGDLVMSGVAEPKVHISGTAGAPMLKGETSVKDFVMADIPFGNVTQGTIEADIANVKVDLSDVRATKGKSTYELSTGRLDFSKPAKMRMEAQVSSKSLNVRDFFSMFHLEDDPRLLELDGTLETNARMRLVLGGPEDKCQSGFLTVTAQTTGRDLNVLGEHFDEGHADMEYRWEDRLAGLEGAEIDVHSMSLTKVKKAGGTPVGSVLGSVAIHRGGAIRGSVVVQGFPLARTNVMGPAARYLEGSGSGVARIGGTISSFEVTADASLSPMRIFGAPFGSSDVHLTMTQVPRPSKVKGKTKCGADIYAELDKEAYGRDTSSQGEFRISGGLFGNQVRLDDVVVTRQKAPLITGNVRFEDFDLDPIGRIVVARTPDETDDATPLGGRLSGALALKRVATDDLPHADVTFTPAELRVDRGGQRLELHDKQAVFTLANDTVTIPKVTFDLAAPNGLKGAVAVNGKIDRVTRGGALDLEAVLSPIDLGILVGVVPKMTRGIGTLTGSVKVKGTPKEPALDGRLAIRGGEFAFRGLPGGISDVNVDIEADENEVRITHARGHFLGGDVGMTGRLPIKDGNLGIARAEVTGRQLYFTPVEGVRGVVDADLELSLNSNAPSAQGRLPFVGGSVTITQFEYTRPVALDLTGFRGGAKRTVVEAYDPSQDSVVFGFDVRARSPLRIRNNLVDAQLAIDQRGLHVSGTNQRLGLRGELAAVQGGRFRVFANDFEVRKATIRFDDPTRIVPRVDITGVTEYRRYSNTTGPGAGGAAAGGGSGSISSGGSGSGLWRITLHAYGDTEDLHVDMTSDPALSREDIFFLLTIGLTRAEVDQVRAGSVYASAAFEAIGTVSGADRALKTVIPVIDDFRFGSAYSPRTGRTEPQVTLGRRLTESLRANVSTGLTEDRQLRSNVEWRLSRPLSVQTSYDNISTVSSGSVGNFGLDFRWRIEFN, encoded by the coding sequence ATGGATCGGAGCTCGAGCACCCAGCTCCCGCCGCTCCCGCGCTCGTCGCGGCGGCGCGATTGGGTGCGCGTGGTCTGCCGGTTCCTCTGCGCCGTCTTCGCCGTCGCCGGCTTCCTCCCGATCGCGCTCGGCGTCGCCGTCCGCACCGAGTGGGCGCGCTCGCTCGCGACGCGCGAGACGCGGAAGATCGTCAAGGACCTCGGCATCGAGGCGCGCTACGAGCTCGACCTCCGCCTCTGGCCGCTCAGCGTCACGCTCACGAACATCCACGTCGACGCGAGCGACGGGGGCACGCCGTTCCTCACCGCCACGCGCGCCACCGCGCGGCCGAAGATCTTCGGGCTCCTCGCGGGGAAGCTCGTCATCGATCAGATCGAGGTCCTCGAGCCGAAGGCCCGCGTCGTGATGAAGGACGGGAAGCTCCAGAACCTGAAGCTCGACCTCCCGGAGGGCCCGAAGTCCGACAAGCGCTCGCGCGCCCCGTTCTCGGTCGTCTCCACCACCGAGGCGTTCGTCGACTTCACGTTCGACGACAAACACGTCGTCGCCACCCACATCGACGCGGACGTCACGGTCGACGAGGACGAGGCCGGCGACGACGCCTTCGAGGTCGCGCTCCGCGTCGACGAGGCGCGCACCAAGGTCGTCCGCGGCGGCGCGGTGGACGACGACACGCTCTGCAAGCTCGACGGCCGCGCGCGCATCGAGCAGAAGAAGGTGCTCGTGCGCCGGCTCGAGCTCCACGGCGCGGCGGACATGGACCCGGCGCCGGGCACGCACCTCGGCTGCGAGCTCCCGAAGACCGATTACCGCGTCGTCGAGCTCGCGCTCGGGCACTTCGCGGTGACGATGCCGCCGGGGCAGGACTACCCGAACCTCGAAGGCCACGTGAAGGTGCGCGCGCCGCTCCCGCTCATCGGCCGCAAAGGGCCGGACGCGCCCTTGACGGAGGGGTGGGCCGGCGTCGACGCCGAAATCCGATTTACGCCCGAGACCGCGATACCCGATCTCGCGGGCAAGATCGAGGTGCACGGCGTCCGCGTGGAGCGCTTCATCTTCGGCGACGTGTCGAGTGAGGTCGCCGTCCGCCGCGGCGTCATCACCGCCCCGCTGACGAAGCTGAACCTCGCCGAGAGCCAGACCGAAATACGGGACATCGAGGTCCGCCCGCTCTCCGACGGAATCCCGATCAAGGTCGGGAGCATCAGCGTCCGGAATGCCAACTTCACGTCGCTCCTCCGCGACTTCCACGTCCACCCGCGGCCCTTCGTCGGGTGGGACATCCGCGAGGTGGACGTCTCGAAGGTCGAGGGGACCGCCGATCCCCTCCACCTCGACGGCGAGATCAAGGGGCACACCTACAACTTCGCGGTCTACGACCGCCCGGCGAAGGAGACGGCGACGCGCGAGCGCATCATCGGCGTCCCCGACGCGGCGCTCGCGGGCAAGCTCGCGATCCGTCCGAAGGGCTTCTCCTTCGAGAACATGACCGTCACGACGCCGCGGAGCGTCGCGCAGAACACGACCGTGATGATCGGGTATCACGAGGAGCTCCTCGTCGACGTGCCGAGCTCCCGCATCGACCTCGCCGAGATGTCCCCCCTCGGCGACCTCGTGATGAGCGGCGTCGCGGAGCCGAAGGTCCACATCAGCGGCACCGCCGGCGCGCCGATGTTGAAGGGCGAGACGTCGGTGAAGGACTTCGTCATGGCCGACATCCCGTTCGGCAACGTGACGCAGGGCACGATCGAGGCCGACATCGCGAACGTGAAGGTCGACCTCTCCGACGTGAGGGCGACGAAGGGGAAGAGCACCTACGAGCTCTCGACCGGGCGCCTCGATTTCTCGAAGCCGGCGAAGATGCGGATGGAGGCGCAGGTCTCCTCGAAGAGCCTCAACGTCCGCGACTTCTTCTCGATGTTCCACCTCGAGGACGATCCTCGCCTCCTCGAGCTCGACGGGACGCTCGAGACCAACGCGCGGATGCGGCTCGTGCTCGGCGGGCCGGAGGACAAGTGCCAGAGCGGCTTCCTCACCGTGACGGCGCAGACGACCGGGCGCGACCTCAACGTCCTCGGCGAGCACTTCGACGAGGGCCACGCCGACATGGAGTACCGCTGGGAGGATCGCCTCGCGGGGCTGGAGGGCGCCGAGATCGACGTCCACTCGATGTCGCTCACGAAGGTGAAGAAAGCGGGCGGCACCCCGGTCGGCTCCGTCCTCGGCTCGGTCGCGATCCATCGCGGCGGCGCGATCCGCGGCAGCGTCGTCGTCCAGGGCTTCCCCCTCGCGCGCACCAACGTGATGGGTCCCGCCGCGCGCTACCTCGAGGGCAGCGGCTCCGGCGTCGCGCGCATCGGCGGCACGATCTCCTCCTTCGAGGTCACCGCCGACGCGAGCCTCAGCCCGATGCGCATCTTCGGCGCGCCGTTCGGGAGCTCCGACGTCCACCTCACGATGACCCAGGTCCCGCGCCCCTCGAAGGTCAAAGGAAAGACCAAATGCGGCGCCGACATCTACGCCGAGCTCGACAAAGAGGCTTATGGGCGCGACACCTCCTCGCAGGGTGAATTCCGAATATCGGGCGGGCTATTCGGTAATCAGGTGCGCCTCGACGACGTCGTCGTCACGCGCCAGAAGGCCCCGCTCATCACCGGCAACGTCCGCTTCGAGGACTTCGACCTCGACCCGATCGGGCGCATCGTCGTCGCGCGCACGCCCGACGAGACGGACGACGCCACGCCGCTCGGCGGCCGCCTCTCCGGCGCTCTCGCGCTGAAGCGCGTCGCGACGGACGACCTCCCGCACGCGGACGTGACCTTCACCCCCGCCGAGCTCCGCGTCGACCGCGGCGGGCAGCGCCTCGAGCTCCACGACAAACAAGCGGTGTTCACGCTCGCGAACGACACGGTGACGATCCCGAAGGTCACGTTCGACCTCGCCGCGCCGAACGGCCTCAAGGGCGCCGTCGCCGTGAACGGCAAGATCGATCGCGTCACCCGCGGCGGCGCGCTCGACCTCGAGGCGGTCCTCTCGCCCATCGATCTCGGCATCCTCGTCGGCGTCGTCCCGAAGATGACGCGCGGCATCGGCACGCTCACGGGCTCGGTGAAGGTCAAGGGCACGCCGAAGGAGCCCGCGCTCGACGGCCGCCTCGCGATCCGCGGCGGCGAGTTCGCGTTCCGCGGCCTCCCCGGCGGCATCAGCGACGTGAACGTCGACATCGAGGCGGACGAGAACGAGGTCCGCATCACGCACGCGCGCGGCCACTTCCTCGGCGGCGACGTCGGCATGACGGGCCGCCTCCCGATCAAGGACGGCAACCTCGGCATCGCGCGCGCGGAGGTCACCGGCCGGCAGCTCTATTTCACGCCGGTCGAGGGCGTGCGGGGCGTCGTCGACGCGGACCTCGAGCTGAGCCTGAACTCCAACGCCCCCTCGGCGCAGGGGCGTCTCCCGTTCGTCGGCGGCTCCGTCACCATCACGCAGTTCGAGTACACGCGCCCGGTCGCGCTCGACCTCACCGGCTTCCGCGGCGGCGCGAAGCGCACGGTGGTGGAGGCCTACGATCCCTCTCAGGACTCGGTCGTCTTCGGCTTCGACGTGCGCGCGCGGAGCCCGCTCCGCATCCGCAACAACCTCGTCGACGCGCAGCTCGCGATCGATCAGCGCGGCCTCCACGTCAGCGGCACCAACCAGCGCCTCGGCCTCCGCGGCGAGCTCGCGGCGGTGCAGGGCGGCCGCTTCCGCGTCTTCGCGAACGACTTCGAAGTACGAAAAGCCACCATCCGCTTCGACGATCCGACGCGCATCGTCCCGCGCGTCGACATCACCGGCGTCACGGAGTACCGCCGCTACTCGAACACGACCGGCCCCGGCGCCGGCGGCGCGGCGGCGGGCGGCGGCAGCGGATCCATCTCGAGCGGCGGCAGCGGGAGCGGCCTCTGGCGCATCACGCTCCACGCCTACGGCGACACCGAGGACCTCCACGTCGACATGACGAGCGATCCGGCGCTGTCGCGCGAGGACATCTTCTTCCTCCTCACGATCGGCCTCACGCGCGCGGAGGTCGATCAGGTCCGCGCGGGCTCCGTCTACGCGAGCGCGGCGTTCGAGGCGATCGGCACCGTGAGCGGCGCCGACCGCGCGCTCAAGACGGTCATCCCCGTCATCGACGACTTCCGCTTCGGCAGCGCCTACTCCCCCCGCACCGGCCGCACGGAGCCGCAGGTCACGCTCGGGCGGAGGCTCACCGAGAGCCTCCGCGCCAACGTCTCCACCGGCCTCACCGAAGATCGCCAGTTACGCTCGAACGTGGAGTGGCGCCTCTCCCGCCCCCTCAGCGTGCAAACGAGCTACGACAACATCAGCACGGTGTCGTCCGGCTCCGTCGGCAACTTCGGCTTGGATTTCCGCTGGCGCATCGAGTTCAACTAA
- a CDS encoding RNA methyltransferase, with protein MRRRSYGVVTGDRIVPARIAVAEQHDPERVIALLEGMVLDRRRERLLGVIEQRLASVQVVFDAPHDPHNGAAVVRSCEAFGVQYVNVVERYEGFLLASTVSRGSEKWVDLRRWKKAEDAVTKLRADGYELVGAAADGELAPADLAHVPKLALVLGNERDGIAGDLVAACSRKVRVPMRGFVESLNVSVSAAILLAAATAGRKGDLSEPERRRLYARGLYLSVDRADDVLAPAPPER; from the coding sequence ATGCGACGGCGGAGCTACGGGGTCGTCACCGGCGATCGCATCGTGCCGGCGCGGATCGCGGTCGCGGAGCAGCACGATCCGGAGCGCGTCATCGCGCTGCTCGAGGGCATGGTCCTCGATCGGCGGCGCGAGCGGCTCCTCGGCGTCATCGAGCAGCGGCTCGCGAGCGTGCAGGTCGTCTTCGACGCGCCGCACGATCCGCACAACGGCGCCGCGGTCGTCCGCTCCTGCGAGGCGTTCGGTGTGCAGTACGTCAACGTCGTCGAGCGCTACGAGGGCTTCCTCCTCGCCTCGACCGTGTCGCGCGGCTCCGAGAAATGGGTCGATCTTCGGCGCTGGAAGAAGGCGGAGGACGCCGTGACGAAGCTCCGCGCCGACGGCTACGAGCTCGTCGGCGCCGCCGCCGACGGCGAGCTCGCGCCCGCCGACCTCGCCCACGTCCCCAAGCTCGCGCTCGTCCTCGGCAACGAGCGCGACGGCATCGCGGGCGACCTCGTCGCCGCGTGCAGCCGGAAGGTCCGCGTGCCGATGCGCGGCTTCGTCGAGAGCCTCAACGTGTCGGTGAGCGCGGCGATCCTCCTCGCCGCCGCGACGGCCGGCCGGAAGGGCGATCTTTCAGAACCCGAACGGCGCCGCCTCTACGCGCGCGGCCTCTACCTGTCGGTCGACCGCGCGGATGACGTGCTTGCCCCCGCACCGCCCGAGCGGTAG
- a CDS encoding response regulator transcription factor, producing MTERLRVMVVEDEPPARDYLVELLEDSKLAEVVGAVGSLAEAWQALKPGSELQVDAVFVDVRLAGSGDTSGLAVVRNLAGKPDAPMFVLATAFQEHAVEAFSLDVVDYLLKPFTEERVQQCLLRLLGRRPSRAEAGYRKRIVARRGKTLVFLEPSEVWAFEARERLTSVHTLHGVFDVDLSLSVIEVSLGRSMMRVHRNWLVNTSFIKELEREGRETRIFVGERMGSEQRGVRVPVGRDRTQAVRDMLLGGATGTRRGS from the coding sequence ATGACGGAGAGACTTCGCGTCATGGTCGTAGAAGACGAGCCTCCCGCTCGCGACTATCTCGTCGAGTTGCTCGAAGACTCGAAGCTCGCCGAGGTGGTCGGTGCGGTCGGCAGCTTGGCGGAGGCCTGGCAAGCGCTGAAGCCGGGCAGCGAGCTGCAGGTGGACGCCGTGTTCGTCGATGTTCGGCTGGCGGGCAGCGGTGACACGAGCGGTCTCGCCGTCGTTCGTAATCTCGCCGGAAAACCCGACGCCCCCATGTTCGTCCTCGCGACGGCCTTCCAGGAGCACGCGGTGGAGGCGTTCAGCCTCGACGTGGTCGACTACTTGCTAAAACCGTTCACCGAAGAGCGCGTACAACAGTGCCTCCTCCGCTTGCTCGGACGGCGTCCATCCCGGGCCGAAGCAGGGTATCGAAAGCGGATCGTTGCACGCCGAGGGAAGACGCTCGTCTTCCTGGAGCCGTCCGAGGTATGGGCGTTCGAGGCGAGGGAGCGCTTGACCTCCGTCCACACGCTGCATGGTGTCTTCGACGTCGACCTCTCGCTGTCCGTCATCGAGGTCTCGCTCGGACGCTCGATGATGCGCGTTCATCGGAACTGGTTGGTCAACACCAGCTTCATCAAGGAGCTCGAGCGCGAAGGCAGGGAGACGCGAATCTTCGTTGGAGAGAGGATGGGATCGGAGCAGCGAGGCGTTCGCGTTCCGGTCGGGCGCGACAGAACGCAAGCCGTGCGCGACATGCTGCTCGGCGGCGCGACCGGCACTCGGCGTGGGAGCTGA
- a CDS encoding c-type cytochrome, producing the protein MKTRLWMILFGGMVACAAAPRSDGPAAPAASAPAPEPRRAYDTARGGRLFDKWTAETKRTGAEPARMKDLFGWDLRGQKGMYGPEHMNKKNALPVDLLSWEGDVAAVAARLARGGDGVPAYAPALTPPELENVAALIVAMRDGELPRADQVLTLTSPAAKDYALATGGDAARGKALFAERCANCHGADGTKFLLDDGAYSLGSHARQKAYEDWFKILNGQPGSAMERQVKGASAAEMRKELLDLLTALCDRTAFPKGAATAADVPDADPRCGAALR; encoded by the coding sequence GTGAAGACTCGACTCTGGATGATCCTCTTCGGTGGCATGGTGGCGTGCGCGGCGGCGCCTCGGAGCGATGGGCCCGCTGCGCCCGCGGCGTCGGCGCCGGCGCCGGAGCCGCGCCGCGCGTACGACACGGCGCGAGGGGGGCGGCTCTTCGACAAGTGGACGGCGGAGACCAAGCGGACCGGGGCCGAGCCCGCGCGGATGAAGGACCTCTTTGGCTGGGACCTTCGCGGGCAGAAGGGGATGTACGGGCCGGAGCACATGAACAAGAAGAACGCGCTGCCCGTCGACCTCCTCTCGTGGGAGGGGGACGTCGCCGCCGTCGCCGCGCGGCTCGCTCGTGGTGGGGACGGCGTGCCCGCGTATGCGCCCGCGCTCACGCCGCCGGAGCTCGAGAACGTCGCCGCCCTCATCGTCGCGATGCGCGATGGGGAGCTGCCGCGCGCCGATCAGGTCCTCACGCTCACCAGCCCGGCGGCGAAGGACTATGCCCTCGCGACGGGCGGGGACGCCGCGCGCGGCAAGGCGCTCTTCGCGGAGCGATGCGCCAACTGCCACGGCGCCGACGGCACCAAGTTCCTCCTCGACGACGGCGCGTATTCGCTCGGCTCGCACGCGCGGCAGAAGGCCTACGAGGACTGGTTCAAGATCCTCAACGGACAGCCCGGCTCCGCGATGGAGCGGCAGGTCAAGGGCGCGAGCGCCGCCGAGATGCGCAAGGAGCTCCTCGATCTGCTCACCGCGCTCTGCGATCGGACCGCCTTCCCGAAGGGCGCCGCCACCGCCGCCGACGTCCCCGACGCCGATCCACGCTGCGGCGCCGCCCTCCGCTGA